From the Oscillatoria salina IIICB1 genome, one window contains:
- a CDS encoding DUF4359 domain-containing protein has protein sequence MKIVQVVAAIAGVTLGGLGVSMALTNPSRDAYEEYAAAQLSAYLKQEVCTQAPQQLQDILPSELGNSLESECKTLVDTVRPQMKAIVGRSTERQNFIVFSIYRTNLSVGLLVPNYEFETLAIFDQFIIYQAQKQ, from the coding sequence ATGAAAATCGTGCAGGTAGTAGCGGCCATCGCTGGTGTAACTTTGGGTGGGCTAGGGGTATCAATGGCTTTAACTAACCCTAGTCGAGATGCTTATGAAGAATACGCTGCTGCCCAGTTATCAGCTTATCTCAAACAAGAAGTTTGCACCCAAGCACCTCAGCAGTTGCAAGATATTCTCCCTTCTGAGTTAGGTAATTCTCTCGAAAGTGAGTGTAAAACCCTAGTGGATACAGTGCGTCCGCAAATGAAAGCGATCGTTGGTAGGAGTACAGAACGCCAAAACTTTATTGTCTTCAGCATTTATCGGACTAATCTCTCAGTCGGTCTACTAGTACCCAACTATGAATTTGAGACACTGGCAATATTTGACCAATTTATCATCTATCAAGCCCAAAAGCAGTAA